ATTCAGGGGTACTTTGAGTTCAAGCAAACACTGTGGGAATTTTTTTTACACCGTGCCACCCGTGCTCTGTTATAATGAGAACGCTTATTGTTCTGCTGTCTGTCTACATGATCATCAGCAGAGGTGACTCATCGCCACGGTGACAGACCCGCGGCTTTACTTCGGGCGGCCTTATGGCTTTCCCTGGAACGTACCCATAACCAACCGACCGGAATTTCCGTGAGGTCCAACAGACGACAACATATCATATGTTGAATGGGGCACGAAAATCCTCAACGTGGATAAAAAACAGTACTCTACACTAGTCGAGTAAATCGTGAGAAAATATGTTACtggcttacacacacagaacttaTATCTTTACGATGAGAAACATTTTATTAACACATTTGGTACGTTGAatcataaaaacaaaaaaacattagcAAAATGCAATCAATGCAAGAAGTCGTTTGTTTTTGTAATTCTGTCAGACACCACAGGGGTGTTCCTTCCTCACAAAATGATTCCCAGTAAACCTCTCTCGTTACAGTACACGACAGACCACACATACACTGAGAGTCTAGCCAGAGCAGAGGCCCCCGATTCAGTTTGTTGTGTTAAGACTCGACAGTGGATTTCAGTGGGATTGGATCACAGCCTGGTGTGAGAATAATGTGGATTCGCCCCGTGGAGACTGTAACCTGTCTGGATATTCCACACAGGAGACGGATAGTGCATGGGGTCGTAAGGGGCGGACTGGGGGGCTCCCGTCATGACGTGGCGATGATACACTGGGCCGGGCTGGGTCTGGGGCAGCCTCATGTTGCCAGGTAGAAAAACAGGGTGGAAGCCTtgtggatgtcgaatgtccataGCTGTTCTGTCATAGGCTGGTACGAGGTAGGACACCGGAATGCCGGAGGTGGGATGGAACACGGGCTGTTGGGTGGCTTGAGGTTTAGGCAGCATAGTTCTggacctctctttcctctctgctgcGTAAAGTGGATGTGCTACGTGGATCCTCTTGGCGTAGGTCAAAGTGTCGTTGCGCTGCATCGACCTGTTGGGGTTCTGGAGATGTCTGTAACCTGGCTGAAAAGGAATGGGCCTCAGTGGCTCCGCCGATTTGTGAGGAACCTTGGTGAAACCCGAGGCACTGGCAGAAGGCACCTTAATGACAGCGTAAGCGCTCGGTGTCGGTAGCACCATGTAAGGAGCCGGGAGGCCGCTGGTCATGTTGCAGACAGGGCTCCACACTGGTGGGCTTTTGATAGGGACCGCGACATCCGGCAAGGGGCCGTTTCTACGCGGGCTGGAGGAGTCGGGGACGTCTTTCCCTCCGAAGCCGCTCTGGGGGGTGGGAGCTCCACCGGGgccaggggcagggaggtggcCGGCAGGGTAGGCGTGGGGCGATTCCGGGCGGAGCCGCGAGGGTTTGTCGCCGGGCCGCGCCGCCCCGTCCTCGGAGGAGACGGAGTAAGGGGAGGAGCagcgggaggagcaggaggagcgggGTAGAGGAGAGCCTTCGGAGGAGTTGCAGCTGTGGGCGCCGGGTTGGAGGCCCGGCGACTGGGAGCAGTGGATGACGGAGGGTCTGTCCTTCGCCTCGTCCTCTCTGCGGCCGGGGCTCAGGCCGAGGCTCGCCTGGGCCACGCgcttcttcttctccagggGGGATATCACCTCCCCCGGCGTGGAGGGCCCGTGGCTGCTCCAGGAGAACGTGGCGGGGGCCGACACCTGCTGGGGGGGCGTGTAGAGGGTGTGCGAGTGGTCGTCGCCATCTTTGTTTGGCTGTGAGCAGCCTGCAAGGAGCCGGTCTGAGGGGATGGTCCATGGAGAGGAAGACACATATGCTCCTGTCCGACACTGGGTAGACTCTGGTCTGTTCTGCACCTGAAACAAAAGCACCATATACACGGTTCATATTTTCACCCACATGCAgggaagagagatgaggaaTAGACGCTGTAACTAACTCACAACAGACTTTTGGTTCATTAAGATTGTACAACTACCTGGGAAACCACCTGTGAATCTGTGACCTTGTCCAGCTGGGCGCTCTTCCTCTTGCCGTCAGACTTGCACCCCTTAACGTCCAGGCCCCTCTTATATTGTTTCCGCGGTTTGCTTTGAGGGAGGGgcttgtcctcctcccctcgccgCTCTCTCTCGAAGGGCAGGACAAGCCTATCAGACACAAGGACACACGACCGGGGTCATTCCAGCCAGAGGTTAAGCTCTGGCAGGTGAGAAGGTTctgtgttgttctctctctcccctctctcccccctctctctctctctcttctctctcactctctctctctctctctctcccctctctctctctctttctctcccctctctctctctctctctctctctctctctctcactctctctctctctctctcccctctctctctctctttctctcccctctctctctctctctctctctctctctctctctctctctctctctctctctctctctctctctctctctctctctctctgcagggacAGTGTCCTTACCTCTCGTAGTGTCTGCGGGTGCAGGTGGCAGCGCTCGTGCTTCCAGGACTGCCTCCCAGCTCGTCGTACACGCTCTTCCACAGCCTCCGGGCAGTCACCTGAAGGAGTCACAAGGGGTTCGTgttcaaaaaaagaagaaaagaaactaACTTTGATGGAGAGAAAATTGCGATTCGTTTACCAAGATGGAAAAACTATCGTGTGGTCCTTGCTGAACAAATACTTTTGTCCTCGTGAACTTTAATTTCCACTCAGCCTTTCTATCTTAGAGCATTCAAGGCTTCTAGTGGAAAATTCATTCAAGtaaaaagaacaaaaccatcgGTACGTAACTATCTTTATGCCGAAAGCTCAGCGTGGTCTAATGTGGTGAGATGGGTCATGTTTATATCCTGCCAACTGCTGTTCATTTTCCACCAATGAAACACCTGCATGGTCTTTCGCAACATGCACAAgctgttgtgtgtgaatgtgtgactgtatgctcaaatagtaaaaaaaaaaaaagatttaaagaAAAAAGTCAAATAACTATTCTGCTGTACAGTTGTACTCACAGAGTCATATCCCCCAAGCTTCTCAACCGCTTTGTAGATTCTCCAAAGGTTAACTGCAAATAGAAACCATATCTATTGGGACATGCAGTTCTTTTTATCATTAACAAGTAATATATGTATATGAAAATTTATCATTATGTATACATGTGATTCCAAACGGATCTTGAAAATTATAATTCTGTATAGAAATATAAATTAAGAGGGATGATGACCACATGCTTTGAGCATGGACTCACTCTGCTTAAACCCCAGGTGTGGTATTCTCTCGATTGGTGTACCTCTGTCCTTCATAAAACAGTTGAGACTGGCTATAAAAGACCTCTCGTTTGTCTTCACTGGGCTACTGCTGGACTGGGCGTCACGGTTACTGGTGGAATCGGGGATCTCGGTGGAATCGGGGATCTCCATGACAGTCTAGAGATACATGACGTCACCAGATACACATCGTCAGGGAGGATAACAGATTAAGATTGCTCACATGTAGTGTGAATTCTGTGTCTTATTTGGTgtgtcattaaaaaaaacattgtacaaATACTGGGGGAGGAAGCTAGTAGAACAAAGTCACAATGTCTGATCctgagtgaaacacacaaaacaacactgtTTGGTTTTACCACTACTTTCAATAAGTAACCACCATACATCCTGTTTGAAGGGAAACCAACAGACGTGGGGTTTTCAGTCTAGACCTGACAATTACTCAAATGTCTATAAGCAGTCTCAAATACTCAATATTATCACATATTTAAGCAAACAACTTCCGTTTGGCTTTTTGTCTCATTTCAGCAGGCACAGAAGTGCGTCTTGGAATGTCACTGAAGGTGTAAACTGGAAGGCTACACCttaaagatgatgtcatctttcaTCAGTTATTTGTTGAAGTAATTATCTATGAACATAGTCGGTTCTGAAAAGTCTCCACACTTATCAAGATGCCATGAGGAAATTTGGCTGAAACTTTAAAAACTTTTATAAATGGACTCACAAGCAAGGACTCACAAAGAAGCAAAAGAACGAAATGTTTGCATAGTGCAGATAAAATGAGAAATGAAACAGTGTATGTATGCAGATTAAAACCACCCTCTACAGATGAATGCCGTGCTCATTGAAGTTTCATGCCTACAAATGACTATGACTAAGCTGAAGCTGTTTGTCATTATGAacgttttgtagtttttttttaagtaaccaTGGGAACGATTGGAAGTAATATCTTTATGGCAAAAAGTTTTGTAAAATATGCATATTATAAAACTATTTTTATATGCATATAACAGAACACCACAGCGGTCCGTAGAGAGTCATATGCCAACTTCTGAGTAAGGGATTTGATTTTGGGTACTGGGTTCATAGAATGTCTAGTAAGAACAGTAACAGTAAAAGAAAGATAAATAAAGATCTGTGCCAATATTCCAGTCTTaatcatcaaatacaaatacaattttgtTTCTGTGGCATACGTTTCACAGGGTAACAGCCAAACATGGTTTCATATTGAATCAGGTTCCTCTTAGTGGTTGCTTGTTCCCAGAAGTGAGCCCCTCTAATGAGTAATAGTGAAGAAGCTGGGTTCTAACTAGGATAACCCTGGCTGAGTCATATATCTTTACATCTGGCCCCTAGATTTGGCTCCCGGCCACGAAACGCTTTATTGTCTTCAGACCACAGGTGTAGTTTTTAAAAACCATGGTGACTCTATGTACCTAAACAGACCACCTGTTCCTCTCTAGAACCCTCAACAGCCATACAGATTAGAAATGCCTTTACTTTTTTGTACTTTAGAAATGTACTTTTCATTCccttatatgtatatatttcatTGCCTTGTATGTGACAAAATAACGATGTAAAAGATATTCATGTAAAAATCTTGGGTACCCATGACTTTTGCACAGCACTGTACATTAATCGTATTTGTCCCAATATTAGTATTTATACATACTTAATTTTTGGTTCTTTATTCAAAAATGGTCTTTGTCTACAAAATGAGGCATGAGACAATATATAAGCATGAGACAATATATAATTTGCATTTAAGAGATCTTTCCTAATCGGACCTTTCTTAATGATATATTACGCCCAAGTAGTTGTGCTCGCATACCTAAAGGTATTGCAACCATTAAAAAGACAAGTGATGTGCTACAGGACTTATTTGATTAAAACTATAGAACCGTTTCAATTCCACACAACATTGATATCAGTCAGCCTGACTGAAATTGGtctcacacaggaagcagcagtCTTCtcagttacccccccccccccgcacctcaCTATCTCACACTCGTCTGGGCTGATATCAATGCAAAGGACTGTCAGTAAACAGCGACTACATTTCCACCGCATTCACATTTTTGGAAATTGGCGTAGGAGGGGTTTGTGTCAGTGAGTTGATATGACTCTCACAAGGATTGGTGGTGATGTGCTGGCCTGTTGCTATCGACCCGTAGTTACCACTGAAACCACCAGGCTTTTTTCTCAGCGCTGTGTCTTGGAAATTCGACGCATCTCTGCATTGAGTTTTGTTTTGTCATCTTCAATTACCAGAAATATATCTGAGAAGAGATCCTGCAGTTtttgagtgagggtgtgtgtgtgttcacactcaAACAAAACACCACCCACTAACTTTCACAGAAAATAATCTTCCCTACTTTTACTCATTTAAGAATCATGCTGAGAAATTCAGATGATTGATATTGCGTGCTACTGTATCAGTTCCGATTTTAATAAGTAGAAAGAAAAGATGTCCAATTTCATGAGAATGGTAAGAAAAAAAGTTCATGTACCACTTCAAAATAAATGGGCTGTGAAAATATGGCTCACTGGCCATTTTTTCGAGCGAACAGATCTACTGCTGGTCGGGCTGTCCAGTTCTCCAATTCTTAAAGTGTTATTTTAAATTCAGCCTTTTACATGAATCTTATGTTTAGCTATTTGACGtttagagaaaaaaaaaggaacacGACTAGAGGAATTGAAAGTATAATTCACAGGACACAAAGGGTGCAAATGCTTTCATTTCCTCGTTCACAATCTAAAACGTGCCACGGTAGATGGACACCCAAGCCCTAATGTGAGTTGTGAGTTGAGAGTCCAGGCTCACCTGGTCCTGTGACTGGTCCATGCTCCCATCTTCTTCTCTGACTGTGCCCTGTTGTGGACTGTCACTATGCTTCTTTTCCGGTTCCATCACTGCCAGAGAACAAAGGAGACAGTAAGTCACAGTGAGgcatgagagacagaggaattACCTTCCACTCAATGCAATGGAACGTCATTACTTAAAGCACAACAATGAATCATATAGTCCTGCAAAATAGCACTTTGCTTGGTGATGAAGACTACTTTttaaagagtaaaaaaaaacacaaaatcaaAACGGAATCTTGAATGTTGAAACACACACCAGGCCAGAATTGTGTTCAAAGAGAGATGGTGGTCGTAGAGAATGTGACTTATGGCATTGTGCAATTAATAAACTTTAATTTAATGTCTATCTAAGAAATACTGGTTCATTAGAAACATCTGGTAATGTTAAAGTGTCAAGACACAATACAGCGCTGATATCAAACCGCAAACTCACAACACCACATCCTGCTTTTGAGTCTCAACCACAGCTATGTGGTACCCTATCTGATATAAGCATAAACGCTCCTGTTACAACAATATGTACGACAAATAAAAAATGGACGGTTACATTCTGTTCTAGAGCATTACCATAAAATTGCCCATGTGTTCCTTAATCTTTGTAAGACACACATTTTTTTCCAATTTACAAGTGTGTGAAATTAATAATTGTGTGGTCTTTCATTGTGCTGTCAGGACAAGAGAGCATCACATGAGTATTCACTATTCATTATTGGGAACTGTGAACAACCGCACTACACAACCTCAGTGTAGATGGTTTACATCCTTTTTCACTATCGTCGGCAACATTGATATCACTTGTCTACTAATTCTTTACTTCTCTTTCGAAATCAGCTATTTCCTGTGCTGTGGCTTCTAACTTCAATTCGGCATCCGACAACTTCTCTATTTGATGGCTGCAAATAACGTATTTATGCACTTCGGTAATGTCCAAGGGTGACTTTTTCAAAAAAGGGGATGTCATTTTGACATTATAAATAAATATGACCGTAAATTACGCAGAATTGAATGTGGTCTGAAGCGGACACATATATCACATCTAACAGCAAGATACTAATTAATCTTACTGCAAATTTGTTGATATGTGCCGCTTTTTTCAGGTCAACCCAATAGGCTACAGTAAAATCATGCAATTCAAACTGTGAAAGAGAACGAACAAGTAATTTGTAACTTATAGCCTATTATAAAAATTGTATCGCAACACTCAGTCAGATAGTCAATGACCTAGGCTACTTGAAATCCACAGTAAAAGTGTATCTGCCACCATGCCAtttatttacatcattagatcGTGGGTAAGAAcgaaaatacaattatttatttttttacatctgtCAATTACATGATAAACTTCATTAGGCTTCCACAGGTGCTCAAAATGTCAAGCTCGGttttttatacatatatatatttttaaaacgTACCCATTGCAATCTGTACTTTGTCGCCGATGTTTGTTCGCTTGTTAACATGATCTGCCTGCACCACAGTTCTGTATTAAAGAAGCCTTTCGACTTTAGTCCGCTGTCGTCTACCTCGAAGTGTAACCACATCTGAACATTGCTGCAAATCTATTGGTCGAGATTTCTTCATCACAGCAAGTGTGTCTGGGAGACTGAGTTTTCGACAGCACGCACAGGCTACGTACTACAATTAAATTCAACTCAGTTTACCATTCATTAAGCATGCTTGTTTAATTACATTAATTGCACATTtgcaagttttttttaaattgtgatTAATTATAGTACTAtaataatattgaataataaTTCAATAGCAATGACTATTAAAATAATAAGTCATGATAAAATAATAAGAAAACCAATATTAACACTAACATAAAACAATACATATGCATagtaacaaaataaaaacaacagaaaaagCAACATTTCATATCATTGCTAGTTGTATAATCATCCAATCAATCAGCTATGTATTGATTAAGCATTCATTTAGTCTGGgttatagttttttttgttgcggATAGAGTATGACATTTATGTTAACCTTTAAATGTCAACATAACAAAGTTATCAGTGAGGTGGTCATATCTCAGGGATTTTTTGTAGTAAAATGACAAAACACTTGATTTGTTGATGAATTTATGAAAGAGATTAAATAATAGTTGTCTAAAATGACAAAGATTATCTGATACGCCAGTTAAAACTACAGATAAATGAAATTGTGAAATCAGGTCAATGAGATCTAAGCTGCGATATTCAATGTTTCGTGTGATCACTGATCACAACTGTGATAACAATTTTGACTGTTTCAGTTCTGTGACGTTTTAACGGACACCCATTTCAGTTTGCTGTGTTGAGTCAAACCACATATTTCCAGTTCAGTAAAGGCTACTCAGGTTAGGTAGGTAAATACAATCTTAGTGCCTTTGTAATATATACATGCATAGCCTGCATACATgtagacctgcacacacacatagagacatacagctctggaa
Above is a genomic segment from Osmerus mordax isolate fOsmMor3 chromosome 24, fOsmMor3.pri, whole genome shotgun sequence containing:
- the arid5a gene encoding AT-rich interactive domain-containing protein 5A isoform X1 → MVMEPEKKHSDSPQQGTVREEDGSMDQSQDQTVMEIPDSTEIPDSTSNRDAQSSSSPVKTNERSFIASLNCFMKDRGTPIERIPHLGFKQINLWRIYKAVEKLGGYDSVTARRLWKSVYDELGGSPGSTSAATCTRRHYERLVLPFERERRGEEDKPLPQSKPRKQYKRGLDVKGCKSDGKRKSAQLDKVTDSQVVSQVQNRPESTQCRTGAYVSSSPWTIPSDRLLAGCSQPNKDGDDHSHTLYTPPQQVSAPATFSWSSHGPSTPGEVISPLEKKKRVAQASLGLSPGRREDEAKDRPSVIHCSQSPGLQPGAHSCNSSEGSPLPRSSCSSRCSSPYSVSSEDGAARPGDKPSRLRPESPHAYPAGHLPAPGPGGAPTPQSGFGGKDVPDSSSPRRNGPLPDVAVPIKSPPVWSPVCNMTSGLPAPYMVLPTPSAYAVIKVPSASASGFTKVPHKSAEPLRPIPFQPGYRHLQNPNRSMQRNDTLTYAKRIHVAHPLYAAERKERSRTMLPKPQATQQPVFHPTSGIPVSYLVPAYDRTAMDIRHPQGFHPVFLPGNMRLPQTQPGPVYHRHVMTGAPQSAPYDPMHYPSPVWNIQTGYSLHGANPHYSHTRL
- the arid5a gene encoding AT-rich interactive domain-containing protein 5A isoform X2, whose protein sequence is MVMEPEKKHSDSPQQGTVREEDGSMDQSQDQVTARRLWKSVYDELGGSPGSTSAATCTRRHYERLVLPFERERRGEEDKPLPQSKPRKQYKRGLDVKGCKSDGKRKSAQLDKVTDSQVVSQVQNRPESTQCRTGAYVSSSPWTIPSDRLLAGCSQPNKDGDDHSHTLYTPPQQVSAPATFSWSSHGPSTPGEVISPLEKKKRVAQASLGLSPGRREDEAKDRPSVIHCSQSPGLQPGAHSCNSSEGSPLPRSSCSSRCSSPYSVSSEDGAARPGDKPSRLRPESPHAYPAGHLPAPGPGGAPTPQSGFGGKDVPDSSSPRRNGPLPDVAVPIKSPPVWSPVCNMTSGLPAPYMVLPTPSAYAVIKVPSASASGFTKVPHKSAEPLRPIPFQPGYRHLQNPNRSMQRNDTLTYAKRIHVAHPLYAAERKERSRTMLPKPQATQQPVFHPTSGIPVSYLVPAYDRTAMDIRHPQGFHPVFLPGNMRLPQTQPGPVYHRHVMTGAPQSAPYDPMHYPSPVWNIQTGYSLHGANPHYSHTRL